The stretch of DNA AAATTTGTCGAGGCTCCAATTCCCACTGTGAATGCATGGAAGGTGAGTGTCTGTGTAGCCTTGAGGAGAGTGGCTTGCACAGGGAGGATTGTGCCACACGGCAGATGGGCCAGCACTTGTGCAAATAAGACCAATTTCTCGGGGAAAATAAATCAGCCTGTTTCCAACGCAAAGCAGcactaaaatatctttttttctccacatttaACAGATTCAAAATCAAACAGAAGTTATCCCGGAAGTGGATGTGCTCAAGAGTAAGAGAATCCTCCAGCCGAAGGAGCAGCAGAAAATTCGTGCAGCTGCTGACCAATCCAAAGGTTAATTCACATAGAATACTTTTTCAAGGGAAATTATgattgttaaaagaaaatttctctttctttaaatgttttccttCAGGAGGAGCAGAGAATGAGGCAAAAGGTGCGGAAGCAGTACAATCAGAAACCCCCAATATTGCCAAGATTCTCAAAGAGgagaagcagcagcagcagcagcacaaAAGCAATAAGGTAGGTGACAAAAACTTGTCcaaaaaatagtcattttgaaattattctctctccctctcttgTTACCTTCGGAAATTCTCCTTTATCAGCTTGAACACCACGCTCTCGTCTTGTAGGAGGTCTCCTTATCATATCCCCCACCTTCCGCAActgtgtggaaaatcattcaaatgcgatattaatttttttttcttcgtcgtCGTTTCACCCACTGCCTCacaaaagaaatctctctctcccccAATACTCTAGCTCTAGCTAGATGGGTGTCGATAAAATATTGAGAGACTCTGTGGCGAAATTTTATTGGGGCTCCCCTCGTGCAATATTATTTTGGTCcaaattaaattggaatttattttatttttaacacacAAAagtcttcttaaaaaaagtcattccCGCGGCTCAATTTTTTGGGGGGCTCTCAGCTGGGAAGTTGGGTAGCCCACACCATTCTATGCAAATCGGGTTTTCCCATTCATAGAGCGACGACGACAAATTTCCACCTGAACAAGGTAAAAAGCTCATAAGTACTTTTTATCGCAATCGTTACTGGATAATTAAGTGCCCCCCACTTCTGGTTTTCAGTATTGGCACGTTATCTAAAATGTTTCACagttttatagaaaaattatcatgaaaaatttttacttcTATTTGTTTGAGGAAATGACATTAAAAGGCATGacgttagaagaaaatttatattttaaataaaaagttttgggGAGTTTTTTGAGTTTGTTGGGAAAGTTTCTGTTTTTTCTCTACAGTTTTCAATGggaaagcattaaaaatatatttttgcaaagaatatCTCATAAGCTTCcggaatttaaaataaagaaaggagtctattcacttttattcattttctaccATAGAAGCAAAGTATTCaagaaagggttaaaaaaaaagtattcagGAGAAGAAACCGAAGAGATTTCCTATTTTAGACGGAAAGATGCTGGAAAATAATGTGAAAGAATTTATCTCCATCGATgatctttaaagtttttgtcCCCTTgttctcaaaaaattcttaatgctATGAATGAGCTTTAAACAAGattttgtttctcttttacttataaaattttctgcacTTGAACTATATGGGGATAGCTAGCATAAGCTAATTCCTTCtactaataaaattccattgataATTACGATTTAacgattattttataaattattctctGGAATccaatttatcacaaaagatctataaaattcaatgttcTAATGATCTTCtcgttgttaaaaaaatttaccataAGTCCTTTGAATCTTCTTATCTTCCACATTATTTTTGAAGactgaaagaaagaaaaaatccctccCAGTTAAAATCaacagaaaaattaacaattgaACGATCCTTTCTTCCTTTGGGGTGTAGTTATTCTCAAAAAACTCACGAAATTGCTTgcaaatgaaacttttttttataaagaaaaaattgtttcttatttatattatttttcttgtccTTCTTATCACGCACATTCCTTGTCATACACGTGGAAGAAGTTCACAAAATCCTTCAGCAGtagaattctcttttttttattccaatttgGTGCAGTAGGAGGAGTCCCAAAATCGTGTTTGTCAGCCAATTTTGCGTGTTtttgtgttgtgtgtgtgtagtaTTTACAATGGGCTGGGGTTGGCATTGAAACGTGGCCAGGTGCGGATGAGGTTGAAGAAGGCATCTCCTGGGCAGGCAGTGGCAACAGCCTGACGATGTCCAATGAGCCAGTAGTTGGTGGCAATGTGTCCACCACCTACACCGCAATTGATGAGACGCTGAAGGGCAAGCTGGGCAGCAGCATTGGGAACGCGGGATGTGAAGGTACCGAAGACGCAGGCTCCGACGGATTGGTTATTGTAGCCTGGGGCGTGAGCTCCCTGACGGCGCCAGCCACGACCTTCGTAGGCAAGACCGCACTCACCGACGCAGAAGTTGTAGCCAATATCAGCCCAACCATTGCCATCCATATGCCAGCCCTGAATGTTGCGCATCTGCTGGGCACAGGCAGCCTGTGTGGAGCAGAAAGCTCCAGCTGTGTGGTGGACAACAACGAAGGGAGCTGGAACACGTGGAAGGGCAGCAGTATTGGCATTCCTGGCACCCCATTGAGCACGTGTGATGATTGTTGGGCACGCTAGGAAAGAGAAAAGAGTACAAAAGTTAATAAATCCCAACTAAAAGGGACACTAATAAAGGACACTTACTGGCTTGGGCAGCAGCAAAGGCCACACACAGCACGGCGAGAGTAGCAAAGAAGCGATTCATGTTTACGGGAAACTTCACGAATAAAGTGTATGCCCTGAACGGACTCTTCAGCTACTTTTATACCTTTCTGCTGAATGTCTTATCAAAAAGATTTGCCAAGAGCCCCACGACAAGTCCAAGTGACGCCGATATTGggaagaaattatatattgaaGGGAGATTTAGTAGGACCAATTTTTTGTACTCCaacaatttttgttgttgattaGATTGTTTGCTATCGAATCCATCGCAATTTTCCTATCAACATGATACGATTTGTAGGGATTTTCCCCACTTCATAGTAAATTGATTTATCTCgtgtttaagattttttctttttttttctttatttaagattttttttgctaaggAATGTTGTTGAAGTTTGGTCAGAAGAAAATACTTCTTGTTTCTGTATGAAAGTTAATTCACTGATAAAgactttctcattttcttttgtatgattggaagaaagaaagaaaagaagattaaGGCCTTTTCCACTATTCTGTCTTGATAGtctatttttaacattaaggCATTAAAAACTGAAGTTAAATCTacagaaatcttaagttttaaaagtctttgagaacatttaaaattttttttagaattttctattcaagaataaatgcaaatattctaagattttgaataaaaaaagttatatccttattgaattttataagaaCTTGATAGCCGAGAGGTTCAAATCATTGCTCATTATTCCCAACTATCAAGTAACTCAGGTTCGATTCATATTACTGCCAAATTATCTAcgcctttttcttttctttctcttctaagtcttttccttaaaagaattaacaatttaatgccaaaattaaatttagtgcCAACACTAAAAGCAGCAAAATTTAATCCCCCCATAATGGGTTGGCGTTTACATATAGAGGAAAATTGACCAGGTGAGCACATCGTGAATGAAACGAGCTTATCGATTGGTGGTGATCTTGTGTGGATCCCCAATCATGCTGCTCCCCATGGGTTGCTCCGGTATAAGAGATGGCAATTAATCATTAGTGTGTACAAATTCCAATAAATGCTCTACAATGGAGGAGAACCTTTTCCCACACATAAGCTGAAAAAGAGTTAAATCTTTCTTGGTTCTGTGCGCAAAAGTCCAATCGTTTcaccaagttttttttcctgatcgtttttttttgtttgtatttCTACCTTGTCG from Lutzomyia longipalpis isolate SR_M1_2022 chromosome 1, ASM2433408v1 encodes:
- the LOC129797841 gene encoding peptidoglycan-recognition protein SC2-like, which produces MNRFFATLAVLCVAFAAAQATCPTIITRAQWGARNANTAALPRVPAPFVVVHHTAGAFCSTQAACAQQMRNIQGWHMDGNGWADIGYNFCVGECGLAYEGRGWRRQGAHAPGYNNQSVGACVFGTFTSRVPNAAAQLALQRLINCGVGGGHIATNYWLIGHRQAVATACPGDAFFNLIRTWPRFNANPSPL